In Gemmatimonadota bacterium, one DNA window encodes the following:
- a CDS encoding DUF3187 family protein, translated as MHRLAVAALVAPLLGSVPLAAQEPFVGPLGVSERNPFYELFYVPVLETADVLPAGALRLDVTHAYSNIFEWGESDAAEQYFDLERLTSTWTLRHALGSAWEIGGRMSVQASWGGFLDPLVEGLHDAFGLPNGDRERVRQNQYGVELRDRRGDLVYRAPRRTISFEDPQVFVKWGARRSDRGALSVRATTELPLGQDGTGTGRADAALEVLARRSWTRWHLHGMAGVTTVNAPEWARPWAHRAATYLALATERTFGPTSLLAQWALSTPYLGDTGIDELDDLPSLLTVAVAGQRRAWRWALGFVEDVPPNGPSVDFTVHLQLWRAWP; from the coding sequence GTGCACCGCCTCGCCGTCGCCGCGCTCGTGGCCCCGCTCCTGGGGTCCGTCCCCCTCGCGGCCCAGGAGCCGTTCGTCGGACCCCTGGGCGTGAGCGAGCGCAATCCCTTCTATGAGCTCTTCTATGTCCCCGTGCTCGAGACGGCGGACGTGCTTCCGGCCGGGGCGCTGCGCCTGGACGTGACCCACGCCTACTCGAACATCTTCGAGTGGGGCGAGAGCGACGCGGCCGAGCAGTACTTCGATCTCGAACGCCTGACGAGCACGTGGACCCTCCGGCACGCCCTGGGGTCGGCCTGGGAGATCGGCGGCCGCATGTCCGTGCAGGCGTCATGGGGCGGGTTCCTCGATCCGCTGGTCGAGGGGCTCCACGACGCATTCGGCCTTCCCAACGGCGATCGCGAACGGGTGCGACAGAACCAGTACGGCGTGGAGCTGCGCGACCGTCGGGGCGATCTCGTCTATCGCGCGCCCCGGCGCACGATCTCGTTCGAGGATCCGCAGGTGTTCGTGAAATGGGGAGCGCGCCGCAGCGACCGGGGAGCGCTGTCGGTGCGCGCCACGACCGAGCTGCCCCTCGGTCAGGACGGTACCGGCACGGGCCGGGCGGACGCGGCGCTCGAGGTGCTGGCGCGGCGCTCCTGGACCCGGTGGCACCTGCACGGCATGGCGGGGGTGACCACGGTCAACGCACCGGAATGGGCGCGTCCCTGGGCCCACCGCGCCGCGACGTACCTGGCGCTGGCGACGGAGCGGACGTTCGGGCCCACTTCGCTGCTGGCGCAGTGGGCGCTGTCGACCCCCTATCTGGGAGACACGGGCATCGACGAGCTGGACGACCTGCCGTCGCTGCTCACGGTCGCCGTCGCCGGACAGCGCCGGGCGTGGCGGTGGGCGCTCGGATTCGTGGAGGACGTGCCCCCCAACGGTCCATCCGTGGACTTCACCGTTCACCTGCAGCTCTGGCGCGCCTGGCCGTAG
- a CDS encoding glycosyltransferase family 4 protein: MIDTERGNPPTLELAAPGAWAGPSGGRSAQEAAGARLRVLLLAHAYPPFPASGSMRAEKIAQALVARGHHVTVLTAPAVEGERGMRLRTADLDVRAIRYPRSPRFLWIRLRTRLGRAGNGEHDLGPAVRGTPPEKRQGRGPRHLGRSLLFLPDDEQGFGLAAAVHGLALGRHAFDVLYSTAPPFSSHLAAWVLHRLTGVPWIAEFRDPWTNNPVNLKPRTEWTDRMERRMEALVVRSADRVVVGTRRLLEEMAERYGPASASRLLLVRNGIDQIAEGATSPRRRPCLLHLGTLYGSRSAQALLEGLGRVVARETEPSALRVRFVGVGSERHQEDLRQVARGLGVAGETSFEPWQAREEALRTLADADFPILLALGQPAQVPNKLYEYLGTRKPIIALVDDEGESARLLRRAGGHILLTEDTPEAWATALGAALERARGPEVAVGSPEVLRLWSTERQFDRLVDAVEGKRVDSE; encoded by the coding sequence GTGATCGACACCGAACGGGGCAACCCACCGACATTGGAGTTGGCCGCGCCTGGCGCATGGGCCGGCCCCAGCGGTGGGCGGTCCGCCCAGGAGGCGGCGGGCGCGCGACTGCGTGTCCTCCTCCTCGCACATGCCTATCCCCCGTTTCCGGCCTCGGGATCGATGCGGGCCGAGAAGATCGCCCAGGCCCTGGTGGCCCGCGGCCACCACGTCACGGTGCTCACGGCGCCTGCCGTCGAGGGGGAGCGGGGCATGCGGCTGCGGACGGCCGACCTGGACGTTCGCGCCATCCGCTACCCCCGGAGCCCCCGCTTCCTGTGGATCCGGCTCCGGACCCGGCTGGGGCGCGCCGGGAACGGCGAGCATGACCTCGGCCCGGCCGTGCGCGGCACGCCGCCGGAGAAGCGTCAGGGTCGGGGACCGCGGCACCTGGGACGATCGCTGCTCTTCCTGCCGGACGACGAGCAGGGGTTCGGGCTCGCTGCGGCCGTCCACGGCCTCGCGCTGGGCCGGCATGCCTTCGACGTCCTCTACAGCACGGCTCCGCCCTTCTCGAGCCACCTGGCCGCCTGGGTCCTCCACCGCCTGACCGGGGTGCCCTGGATCGCGGAGTTCCGCGATCCGTGGACCAACAACCCGGTCAACCTCAAGCCGCGCACGGAGTGGACCGACCGGATGGAGCGCCGGATGGAGGCGCTGGTGGTCCGTTCCGCGGACCGCGTCGTCGTGGGCACCCGCCGCCTGCTGGAGGAGATGGCCGAACGGTACGGACCCGCCAGCGCGTCGAGGCTCCTCCTCGTGCGCAACGGCATCGACCAGATCGCGGAGGGCGCGACGTCGCCGCGACGCCGACCCTGCCTGCTCCACCTGGGGACGCTGTACGGCTCGCGCTCGGCGCAGGCGCTCCTGGAGGGCCTGGGGCGCGTGGTCGCGCGTGAGACCGAGCCTTCCGCACTGCGGGTCCGCTTCGTCGGCGTGGGGTCGGAGCGGCACCAGGAGGATCTGCGGCAGGTCGCCCGTGGCCTGGGCGTGGCGGGCGAGACGTCCTTCGAGCCCTGGCAGGCGCGGGAGGAGGCGCTACGCACGCTCGCCGACGCGGACTTCCCCATCCTGCTGGCGCTCGGTCAACCCGCGCAGGTCCCGAACAAGCTCTACGAGTATCTGGGCACCCGGAAGCCGATCATCGCGCTGGTGGACGACGAGGGGGAGTCGGCCCGTCTCCTCCGTCGCGCCGGTGGGCACATCCTCCTGACGGAGGACACCCCCGAAGCCTGGGCCACCGCGCTGGGAGCCGCGCTCGAGCGCGCCCGGGGGCCCGAGGTCGCGGTGGGCTCTCCCGAGGTGCTCCGGCTGTGGAGCACGGAGCGGCAGTTCGACCGGCTCGTCGACGCGGTCGAGGGGAAGCGCGTCGACTCCGAATAG